In Holophagales bacterium, one DNA window encodes the following:
- a CDS encoding RNA methyltransferase, protein MTAPLFGFHPVREALRRRAADVVEVRIARGRSGARRQEIEALCREAGIPVRIVSDEELHAESRGVDNGFLLRLRGTAERRRGGDPDLQVLLEDVQDPRNLGAILRVCEGAGVGEVLIRDRGSAPLSAVAVKASAGASEWLPLSRVPNAASAIAEHKRAGFWVYGLAAGGVAPWEVDLTGKVLLCLGGEGSGLRSLTQRSCDALVGLPMLGRVESLNVATAAAAALYEAVRQRRAGRRGKRPAPEESPARVLRDDERSG, encoded by the coding sequence GTGACAGCGCCGCTCTTCGGGTTTCATCCCGTTCGCGAGGCACTCAGGCGGCGTGCCGCCGATGTCGTCGAGGTCCGGATCGCGCGTGGCCGTTCGGGTGCGCGGCGCCAGGAGATCGAGGCGCTCTGTCGGGAGGCGGGAATCCCGGTGCGGATCGTGTCCGACGAAGAGCTCCATGCGGAGAGTCGTGGGGTCGACAACGGGTTCCTGCTCCGATTGCGAGGGACGGCCGAACGGCGTCGGGGCGGAGACCCGGACCTCCAGGTGTTGCTCGAAGATGTCCAGGATCCGCGCAACCTCGGCGCGATCCTGCGCGTGTGCGAGGGTGCAGGCGTCGGTGAAGTGCTGATCCGCGATCGCGGCTCGGCACCTCTCTCGGCCGTGGCCGTGAAGGCGTCGGCTGGCGCGAGCGAGTGGCTACCCCTCAGTCGAGTGCCGAATGCCGCCAGTGCCATCGCCGAGCACAAGCGCGCAGGGTTCTGGGTCTACGGATTGGCTGCCGGAGGGGTGGCACCCTGGGAGGTGGATCTGACCGGAAAGGTCCTGCTCTGCCTCGGTGGAGAAGGGAGCGGGCTGCGATCGCTGACCCAGCGATCGTGCGATGCGCTGGTCGGCTTGCCGATGCTCGGTCGGGTCGAATCGTTGAACGTCGCCACGGCCGCCGCTGCCGCACTGTACGAGGCAGTGCGCCAGCGTCGGGCGGGGCGGCGAGGGAAGCGACCTGCACCCGAAGAGTCGCCGGCCAGGGTCTTGCGGGACGACGAGCGCTCAGGGTAG
- a CDS encoding 2-C-methyl-D-erythritol 2,4-cyclodiphosphate synthase, with amino-acid sequence MQQVRVGLGYDVHRLVAGRRLVLGGVEIPHDRGLDGHSDADVLLHALCDALLGAAGLGDLGDHFPPGDRRWKDADSVDLLRLVMEKVGQAGFSLVNCDLTLIAEAPRIAPHRQAMRERIAAATGLSVAEVGVKATTNERLGAVGREEGMAAMAVVLLAGRRP; translated from the coding sequence CTGCAGCAGGTCCGCGTGGGGCTCGGCTACGATGTGCACCGCCTCGTCGCGGGGAGACGACTGGTCCTTGGAGGGGTCGAGATCCCGCACGATCGCGGCCTCGACGGGCACAGCGACGCTGACGTGCTTCTTCACGCCCTCTGCGATGCGTTGCTCGGTGCCGCCGGTCTTGGGGATCTCGGGGATCACTTTCCTCCGGGAGATCGACGCTGGAAGGATGCCGACAGCGTCGATCTGTTGCGTCTGGTGATGGAGAAGGTCGGTCAGGCCGGCTTCAGCCTGGTCAACTGCGACCTCACGCTCATCGCCGAGGCTCCCCGCATCGCCCCGCATCGCCAGGCGATGCGCGAACGCATCGCGGCAGCGACGGGCCTTTCGGTTGCCGAGGTCGGAGTCAAGGCGACCACCAACGAGCGACTCGGCGCGGTGGGCCGGGAAGAGGGGATGGCAGCGATGGCGGTCGTCTTGCTGGCGGGTCGTCGACCGTGA
- the ispD gene encoding 2-C-methyl-D-erythritol 4-phosphate cytidylyltransferase: protein MGSLVVLVPAGGRGERFGAAQPKQLLSVGDRPVLQWTLERLLELGPAWLTVALPAGVELPVQAWNLPAERVTRVDGGATRQQSVVACLAATPGSEDDLVIVHDGARPATAREDLAAVIAAARESGAAVLGRAISDTVKRLEAERIVATVDRRALFRAETPQVFRRDLLTRAFAAALQEGRDETDESAAVERLGGIEIRAVYARYANPKLTFPADLARMTALLGDRA from the coding sequence GTGGGCAGTCTGGTCGTCCTGGTTCCCGCCGGCGGTCGGGGCGAGCGATTCGGTGCTGCCCAGCCGAAGCAACTCCTGTCGGTCGGCGACCGACCGGTGCTGCAGTGGACGCTGGAGCGGCTCCTCGAGCTCGGGCCGGCCTGGTTGACCGTGGCGCTCCCTGCGGGGGTCGAGTTGCCGGTGCAGGCCTGGAATCTCCCGGCCGAGCGCGTGACTCGCGTCGACGGCGGCGCCACCCGCCAGCAGTCGGTTGTCGCCTGCTTGGCGGCGACTCCCGGTTCCGAGGACGACCTCGTGATCGTTCACGACGGAGCTCGACCGGCGACGGCTCGGGAAGACCTCGCGGCGGTGATCGCGGCGGCCCGCGAATCCGGTGCGGCGGTGCTTGGCCGGGCGATCTCCGATACCGTCAAGCGCCTCGAGGCGGAGCGGATCGTCGCGACCGTCGATCGTCGGGCGCTCTTTCGTGCCGAGACGCCCCAGGTCTTTCGCCGCGATCTGCTGACGCGAGCCTTCGCCGCAGCGCTGCAGGAGGGTCGAGACGAGACCGACGAGTCGGCGGCTGTGGAGCGTCTCGGTGGCATCGAAATCCGGGCGGTCTATGCGCGCTACGCCAATCCGAAGCTAACTTTCCCGGCTGACCTGGCACGAATGACGGCACTCCTTGGAGATCGCGCATGA
- the frr gene encoding ribosome recycling factor translates to MKEIFAEVELHMKQALDHFHHELKHIRTGRASLQLLDGLMVDYFGTPTPLKQVATLSVADASMLLAQPWDASQIPAIERAIRKSDLGLNPASDGKVVRIPVPSLTEDRRKELVKKAHDLAETARNGVRQSRRDGNERLKKMEREHQLGQDDERRGLDEIQKLHDRYIAEIQHTLEHKEKDILAV, encoded by the coding sequence ATGAAGGAGATCTTCGCCGAGGTCGAGCTTCACATGAAGCAGGCGCTGGACCACTTCCACCATGAGCTCAAGCACATCCGGACGGGCCGGGCCTCGCTTCAGCTCCTCGACGGCCTGATGGTCGACTACTTCGGGACGCCGACGCCGCTCAAGCAGGTGGCGACGCTTTCGGTCGCGGATGCCTCGATGCTGCTGGCGCAGCCGTGGGACGCGAGCCAGATTCCGGCGATCGAGCGGGCCATTCGCAAGTCCGATCTCGGGCTGAATCCTGCCAGCGACGGGAAGGTCGTTCGCATTCCGGTGCCCTCGCTGACCGAGGATCGCCGCAAGGAGCTCGTCAAGAAGGCGCACGACCTCGCCGAGACGGCGCGCAACGGCGTACGCCAGTCACGTCGTGACGGCAACGAGCGTTTGAAGAAGATGGAGCGCGAGCATCAGCTCGGTCAGGATGACGAGCGGCGCGGGCTCGACGAGATCCAGAAGCTCCACGACCGCTACATCGCCGAGATCCAGCACACTCTGGAACACAAGGAAAAGGACATTCTCGCCGTCTGA
- a CDS encoding UMP kinase yields the protein MADVPVYSRILLKLSGEALMGSQSFGIDEAIVVAVASEIAEVHRLGVQVAVVIGGGNIIRGVAASHRGLDRVTGDYMGMLGTVINALAVQDALEKRGVPTRVQTAIDIRAVAEPFIRRRAIRHLEKGRAVIFAAGTGNPFFTTDTAAALRANEIHAMALLKGTRVDGVYTADPRLDPGAILLRELTHQSVLEKNLRVMDSSAVSLCRDNGLPIAIFNMTVPGNIRRVVCGEAVGSLVRTPAESA from the coding sequence ATGGCTGACGTCCCGGTGTACTCGCGGATTCTCCTGAAGCTGTCGGGCGAGGCCCTGATGGGCTCGCAGAGCTTCGGGATCGACGAAGCGATCGTCGTCGCAGTTGCCAGCGAGATCGCGGAGGTCCATCGTCTCGGCGTGCAGGTTGCCGTCGTCATCGGTGGCGGTAACATCATTCGGGGAGTGGCCGCGAGCCACCGCGGCCTCGACCGAGTCACCGGCGACTACATGGGGATGCTCGGAACGGTGATCAATGCCTTGGCGGTGCAGGACGCCCTCGAGAAGAGAGGCGTTCCGACGCGAGTGCAGACGGCCATCGACATCCGGGCTGTGGCCGAGCCGTTCATCCGCAGGCGGGCGATCCGGCACCTCGAGAAGGGGCGGGCGGTGATCTTCGCCGCCGGAACCGGGAACCCGTTCTTCACCACCGACACCGCGGCGGCCCTGCGCGCCAACGAGATCCACGCCATGGCGCTGCTCAAGGGGACGCGAGTCGACGGTGTCTATACCGCGGATCCGCGGCTCGATCCCGGAGCAATCCTGCTGCGCGAGCTCACCCACCAGTCGGTTCTGGAGAAGAACCTGCGGGTGATGGACTCGTCCGCCGTGAGCCTGTGTCGCGACAACGGTCTGCCGATCGCCATCTTCAACATGACAGTGCCGGGCAACATCCGCCGAGTGGTTTGCGGTGAGGCGGTCGGGTCGCTGGTGCGAACCCCGGCCGAGTCGGCGTAG
- the tsf gene encoding translation elongation factor Ts, producing MQVSAQMVKELRERTSAPMMDCKAALAESDGDMEKAIDFLRKKGLASAAKKAGRIASEGVVGSYIHGGGKLGVLVEVNCETDFVARTEEFLALVHDIAMHIAAADPRFAAREEVTADVLEREKAIYREQALASGKPPAVIEKMIEGKLEKFYGEAVLTEQAFVKNPDQTVGQLIAEKVGKIGENIKIRRFVRFKLGEGLEKRSTDLAQEVAQAVAGK from the coding sequence ATGCAAGTCAGTGCCCAGATGGTCAAAGAGCTCCGGGAGCGCACCAGTGCCCCGATGATGGATTGCAAGGCCGCTCTCGCCGAGTCCGACGGCGACATGGAGAAGGCGATCGACTTTCTGCGCAAGAAGGGGCTCGCCTCGGCTGCCAAGAAGGCGGGTCGGATCGCTTCCGAAGGTGTCGTCGGCTCGTACATTCACGGCGGCGGCAAGCTTGGCGTGCTCGTCGAGGTCAATTGCGAGACCGACTTCGTGGCTCGCACGGAGGAGTTCCTGGCGCTGGTGCACGACATCGCGATGCACATCGCCGCGGCCGACCCGCGCTTCGCCGCGCGCGAAGAAGTGACCGCCGACGTGCTGGAGCGTGAGAAGGCGATCTATCGGGAGCAGGCGCTCGCCTCGGGCAAGCCGCCTGCGGTCATCGAGAAGATGATCGAGGGCAAGCTCGAGAAGTTCTACGGCGAGGCCGTGTTGACCGAGCAGGCGTTCGTCAAGAACCCGGACCAGACGGTCGGGCAGCTGATCGCCGAGAAGGTCGGGAAGATCGGCGAGAACATCAAGATCCGGCGCTTCGTCCGCTTCAAGCTGGGTGAGGGGCTCGAGAAGCGCTCGACCGACCTCGCCCAGGAAGTGGCGCAGGCTGTCGCCGGCAAGTAG
- the rpsB gene encoding 30S ribosomal protein S2, whose product MVDIGMKELLEAGVHFGHQTRRWNPKMKPYIFGKRNGIYIIDLAKTLRLFREAAEFVRQLGADGRRILFVGTKRQAQEAVAEEAARCGQFYMTHRWLGGTLTNFVTLRTSIERLKEIEAKLADEHGATTKKERLRMDRERQRMQKNLAGIRELEQLPDALFIVDPKKEDIAVAEANKLGIPVIGIVDTNCDPELVDYVIPGNDDAIRTIRLFTSRIADAYLEGRSRLEQQAQIEAKDADLAAPESGAAGDSPSAAPAN is encoded by the coding sequence GTGGTCGACATCGGCATGAAGGAGCTCCTCGAGGCGGGTGTCCACTTCGGACACCAGACGCGGCGCTGGAACCCGAAGATGAAGCCCTACATCTTCGGCAAGCGCAACGGCATCTACATCATCGATCTGGCGAAAACGCTGCGGCTCTTCCGCGAGGCGGCCGAGTTCGTCCGCCAGCTCGGGGCCGACGGCCGGCGGATCCTCTTCGTCGGTACGAAGCGGCAGGCGCAGGAAGCAGTCGCCGAAGAGGCGGCGCGCTGCGGCCAGTTCTACATGACCCATCGCTGGCTGGGTGGCACGTTGACGAACTTCGTGACGCTGCGCACGTCGATCGAGCGCCTCAAGGAGATCGAGGCCAAGCTCGCCGACGAGCACGGTGCGACGACGAAGAAGGAGCGGCTGCGCATGGATCGCGAGCGCCAGCGGATGCAGAAGAACCTCGCCGGCATCCGCGAGCTCGAGCAGTTGCCGGACGCGCTCTTCATCGTCGATCCGAAGAAGGAAGACATCGCCGTCGCCGAGGCGAACAAGCTCGGCATCCCGGTCATCGGCATCGTCGACACCAACTGCGACCCGGAGCTCGTCGACTACGTCATCCCGGGCAACGACGACGCCATCCGGACGATCCGCCTGTTCACCTCGCGCATCGCCGATGCCTATCTCGAGGGGCGCTCGCGCCTCGAGCAGCAGGCGCAGATCGAGGCCAAGGACGCTGACCTGGCGGCGCCGGAATCCGGGGCGGCTGGCGACAGCCCATCCGCCGCCCCCGCGAACTGA
- the rpsI gene encoding 30S ribosomal protein S9, producing MSEETFYGTGRRKTATARVYLRPGAGALVVNDRPLEGYFPSETLRMVIRQPLVLTESGERFDISVNVEGGGMAGQAGAIRHGISRALLVFNPELRERLKSAGFLTRDPRRKERKKYGQKGARARFQFSKR from the coding sequence TTGAGCGAAGAGACGTTCTACGGCACCGGCCGCCGCAAGACGGCAACCGCTCGGGTGTACCTGCGGCCCGGTGCGGGTGCGCTGGTGGTCAACGACCGGCCCCTCGAGGGCTACTTCCCGAGCGAGACCCTGCGCATGGTGATCCGTCAGCCCCTCGTGCTGACCGAGAGCGGCGAGCGATTCGACATCTCGGTCAACGTCGAGGGCGGCGGCATGGCCGGTCAGGCCGGAGCGATCCGGCACGGCATCAGCCGAGCGCTGCTCGTGTTCAATCCTGAGCTCCGTGAGCGGCTGAAGTCGGCCGGATTCCTCACTCGCGACCCGCGCCGCAAGGAGCGGAAGAAGTACGGTCAGAAGGGCGCACGCGCCCGCTTCCAGTTCAGCAAGCGCTAA
- the rplM gene encoding 50S ribosomal protein L13 — protein sequence MTKTFSPKPDQIERRWYVVDAAGVPVGRISTTIARLLSGKHKAIYAPHVDCGDFVIVVNAEKVVLTGNKENEKFYYRHSGQPGGLKAVAAGDMRRQFPARIIESAVYGMLPKSKLGKKLRRKLKVYAGPEHPHHAQKPEAFALAAAS from the coding sequence ATGACGAAAACGTTCAGTCCCAAGCCCGACCAGATCGAGCGCCGCTGGTATGTGGTGGACGCCGCGGGGGTTCCGGTCGGCCGCATCTCGACCACCATCGCCCGCCTGCTGTCCGGCAAGCACAAGGCGATCTACGCCCCTCACGTCGACTGCGGCGATTTCGTGATCGTCGTCAACGCGGAGAAGGTCGTCCTCACCGGCAACAAAGAGAACGAGAAGTTCTACTACCGCCACAGCGGGCAGCCGGGCGGGCTGAAAGCGGTCGCCGCCGGCGACATGCGACGGCAGTTCCCGGCCCGCATCATCGAGAGCGCGGTCTACGGCATGCTGCCGAAGAGCAAGCTCGGCAAGAAGCTTCGGCGCAAGCTGAAGGTCTATGCCGGTCCCGAGCACCCCCATCACGCCCAGAAGCCCGAGGCGTTCGCGCTGGCCGCGGCCTCTTGA
- a CDS encoding ubiquinone/menaquinone biosynthesis methyltransferase, which produces MFGRVARRYDLLNHLLSASLDRVWRRHSARSLALSPGDRVLDLCCGTGDQAVALRRRGAVVVAADFCLPMLAISRRKFTRQAPPQPRPFCADALALPYRDGCFDAATVSFGLRNVADLDRALAELGRVLRPGGQLAILEFALPSLPPLRALYLFYFNRLLPLLGRWVSSDASAYTYLPASVSSFPQREEFLAHLAGAGFRSTSFRDLTGGILCLYRGERS; this is translated from the coding sequence ATGTTCGGACGGGTCGCCCGGCGCTACGACCTGCTCAATCACCTGCTTTCCGCCTCGCTCGATCGGGTTTGGAGAAGGCACTCCGCCCGGTCCCTGGCCCTGAGCCCCGGAGACCGGGTGCTCGATCTTTGCTGCGGCACCGGGGACCAGGCGGTGGCGCTGCGCCGGCGGGGCGCCGTGGTCGTCGCCGCCGACTTCTGCCTCCCGATGCTCGCGATTTCACGCCGCAAGTTCACGCGCCAGGCTCCGCCGCAGCCGCGACCGTTCTGTGCCGACGCGCTCGCCCTCCCCTACCGGGACGGCTGTTTCGACGCTGCAACGGTGTCCTTCGGACTGCGCAACGTCGCCGATCTCGATCGAGCGCTGGCCGAGCTGGGCCGCGTGCTCCGGCCCGGGGGCCAGCTGGCGATCCTGGAATTCGCTCTCCCGTCCCTCCCCCCGTTGCGGGCGCTCTATCTCTTCTATTTCAACCGGTTGCTCCCGCTGCTGGGCCGCTGGGTGTCGAGCGACGCCTCGGCCTACACCTACCTCCCGGCCTCGGTCTCGAGCTTTCCCCAGCGTGAGGAGTTTCTCGCCCACCTCGCCGGGGCGGGATTCCGGTCGACGTCCTTCCGCGACCTGACCGGCGGGATCCTCTGCCTCTACCGGGGCGAAAGGAGCTGA
- a CDS encoding bifunctional 5,10-methylenetetrahydrofolate dehydrogenase/5,10-methenyltetrahydrofolate cyclohydrolase, which yields MRRLLAGKPIAEALRNEAAQRASRVAERRGAPPGLVAILVGDDPASQVYVASKAKACAEVGIHGETLKLPADVTTAQLLATIDRLNSDDRVDGILVQLPLPPTMAAGPVLERIDPDKDVDGFHPVSVGRLWSGEEGFAPATPAGIVEMLRRDGVPLAGQHAVVVGRSNIVGKPMAGLLLREHCTVTLCHSRTHDLEAICRQADILVAALGRPGFLGPQHVRDGAVVIDVGINRIDDPALLERLFPGDEARRAQLATKGYSIVGDVDFARVQPKAGAITPVPGGVGLLTVGMLLLNTVRAAERRSATLISPT from the coding sequence GTGCGCCGACTGCTTGCTGGCAAACCGATCGCCGAGGCGCTGCGCAACGAGGCCGCGCAGCGAGCCAGCAGGGTCGCCGAGCGGCGCGGCGCTCCCCCCGGCCTGGTCGCGATCCTCGTCGGCGACGACCCCGCCTCCCAGGTCTATGTCGCCTCCAAGGCGAAGGCCTGCGCCGAGGTCGGCATCCACGGCGAGACCCTGAAGCTGCCGGCCGACGTGACCACCGCCCAGCTGCTGGCCACCATCGACCGGCTCAATTCCGACGATCGGGTGGACGGGATCCTCGTGCAACTCCCGCTGCCACCGACGATGGCAGCCGGCCCGGTGCTCGAGCGCATCGACCCCGACAAGGACGTGGACGGCTTCCATCCGGTCAGCGTCGGACGGCTCTGGAGCGGCGAAGAGGGCTTCGCTCCGGCCACTCCTGCCGGCATCGTCGAGATGCTGCGCCGGGACGGGGTGCCGCTCGCCGGCCAGCATGCGGTCGTCGTGGGCCGGAGCAATATCGTCGGCAAGCCGATGGCCGGCCTGCTCCTTCGAGAGCACTGCACGGTGACGCTCTGTCATTCGCGAACGCACGATCTCGAGGCCATCTGCCGTCAGGCCGACATCCTCGTCGCCGCGCTCGGCCGCCCTGGATTCCTCGGACCGCAACATGTTCGCGACGGAGCGGTGGTCATCGACGTCGGGATCAACCGCATCGACGACCCGGCGCTGCTCGAACGCCTTTTCCCGGGTGACGAGGCTCGCCGAGCCCAGCTCGCCACGAAGGGTTACTCCATCGTCGGCGACGTGGACTTCGCCCGGGTCCAGCCGAAGGCCGGCGCCATCACCCCGGTTCCCGGGGGCGTGGGCCTGCTGACGGTCGGAATGCTCCTGCTCAACACCGTCCGGGCCGCGGAACGGCGCTCCGCGACACTCATCTCACCGACCTGA
- a CDS encoding dephospho-CoA kinase, giving the protein MATLRVGLTGGLASGKSTVAGWLREAPGLLVVDADRLVAELYAPGGSGAAAVADLFGREALDPAGGVDKERMAKRIFSDDHARQALEAAIHPLVRERFRELADAHAGLAVLEATRLVEAGYADLFDLIVSVEAPAEMRLQRAIARGLSEGSARERLAAQGDGAVRRRVADRILDSSGDLASLRRQVDELLSDLERLEGSPREPS; this is encoded by the coding sequence GTGGCGACGCTCCGTGTGGGCCTGACCGGCGGACTCGCCAGCGGCAAGTCGACGGTCGCCGGCTGGTTGCGGGAGGCGCCGGGGCTACTCGTCGTCGACGCCGATCGGCTCGTCGCCGAGCTCTATGCGCCAGGCGGCTCGGGCGCCGCGGCCGTTGCCGACCTCTTCGGCCGGGAGGCTCTCGATCCGGCCGGGGGTGTCGACAAGGAACGGATGGCGAAGCGGATCTTCTCGGACGACCACGCCCGCCAGGCGCTCGAAGCGGCCATCCACCCGCTCGTCCGGGAGCGCTTCCGAGAGCTCGCCGATGCCCACGCCGGCCTCGCCGTCCTCGAGGCGACGCGCCTCGTCGAAGCCGGCTACGCCGACCTGTTCGACCTGATCGTCTCCGTCGAAGCTCCCGCCGAGATGCGACTGCAGCGCGCCATCGCCCGGGGGCTCTCGGAAGGCTCGGCCCGTGAGCGCCTCGCCGCACAGGGCGACGGTGCCGTCCGGCGGCGTGTTGCCGACCGGATCCTCGACAGCTCGGGAGACCTTGCGTCGCTCCGAAGGCAGGTCGACGAGCTGCTCAGCGATCTCGAGCGACTCGAGGGGAGCCCGCGAGAACCATCCTGA
- a CDS encoding non-canonical purine NTP pyrophosphatase: MRPLPPFALVTGNRGKLAEARRLLAAGFPGVEVEGVEIDLPEIQSGEIDEVLRAKADEAWRRLGRPLVVEETGLYLSAMNGFPGPLVKWMLEAVGPAGIARTAQALGDDRVEARCRLLFKDGAREVVAQGSTRGRLVLPGRGSGGFGWDPVFLPDGETGTYGELSAADKDRIGHRGRAWRDLAARLAETG; this comes from the coding sequence GTGCGACCTCTCCCGCCCTTCGCACTCGTCACCGGCAACCGCGGCAAGCTCGCGGAGGCCCGTCGCCTGCTCGCCGCCGGATTCCCCGGCGTCGAGGTCGAAGGCGTCGAGATCGACCTGCCCGAAATCCAGTCCGGAGAGATCGACGAGGTCCTGCGCGCCAAGGCCGACGAGGCCTGGCGGCGGCTGGGCCGACCGCTCGTGGTGGAGGAGACAGGCCTGTATCTCTCGGCGATGAACGGCTTCCCTGGCCCACTGGTCAAGTGGATGCTCGAGGCGGTGGGGCCCGCGGGGATCGCCCGCACCGCTCAGGCGCTTGGCGACGACCGGGTGGAAGCGCGTTGCCGGTTGCTCTTCAAGGACGGCGCGCGGGAGGTCGTCGCCCAAGGATCGACGCGCGGGCGCCTCGTGCTCCCGGGACGCGGTTCGGGTGGATTCGGCTGGGACCCGGTCTTCCTTCCCGACGGAGAGACGGGGACCTACGGCGAGCTCTCGGCTGCCGACAAGGACCGGATCGGCCATCGTGGCCGGGCTTGGCGGGACCTGGCCGCCCGCCTGGCCGAGACGGGCTGA
- a CDS encoding FHA domain-containing protein, translating to MRLRWTVDGREQFRMLSSEELLLGRGSDNEIVLPDFSVSRRHASIVREGGRWVVQDLGSTNGVLLNRVAVKKAPLAPGDRVKVGIFEFLVEGEPEERPQPPPPPSPPPPPPPTEKTTASGSGSVANATIVRKLSDFVADYGLGARSEKRRDLEHAYSSKIFGFMTRLAQLLLRADSVDEVLTQVLDVAFEALPVDRGFILLRPDDGSEAVCEIGRIKDRVEMRPQRAPISRTMLEEVMRERIALLTYDALSDQRLAGGESIRIHQIRAAMCAPLWSGERIIGVIQVDTPFHSGTFNEQDVDLLTALANYAAVAVERLRYARKAEFERQVRNRLERYHSPAVIEEIVKEDPKAGESVVGRMKVAEVSVMFADLVGFTALSERIDPSDVAEILEGYFTHATEAIFAAGGTLDKFIGDCVMAFFGAPIAQADHALRAVQAAVAIQDAMEQWSIEREARGQSPVRARIAVNSGPVVVGDVGSARRVDYTVLGNTVNVAARLESSVATPGEIAIGGETHRLLAGAIPTEALGERQLKGLQQKIVAFRVLRGAAARG from the coding sequence GTGCGGCTGCGCTGGACCGTCGACGGACGTGAGCAGTTTCGCATGCTCTCGAGCGAAGAGCTGCTCCTGGGGCGCGGCTCGGACAACGAGATCGTGCTGCCGGACTTCTCGGTGTCGCGCCGCCACGCGTCGATCGTGCGGGAGGGTGGCCGCTGGGTGGTTCAGGACCTCGGCAGCACCAACGGCGTCCTGCTCAACCGCGTCGCGGTGAAGAAGGCGCCGCTCGCCCCGGGCGATCGCGTGAAGGTCGGGATCTTCGAGTTCCTGGTCGAGGGGGAGCCCGAGGAACGACCCCAGCCGCCGCCCCCGCCCTCCCCGCCGCCTCCTCCGCCGCCGACGGAGAAGACCACCGCCAGCGGCTCGGGCAGCGTCGCCAATGCGACGATCGTCCGCAAGCTCTCGGACTTCGTCGCCGACTACGGCCTCGGCGCCCGCTCGGAGAAGCGGCGCGACCTCGAGCACGCCTACTCGAGCAAGATCTTCGGCTTCATGACCCGTCTCGCTCAGCTCCTGCTGCGAGCCGACTCGGTCGACGAGGTGCTGACCCAGGTTCTCGACGTGGCGTTCGAGGCTCTGCCGGTCGATCGCGGTTTCATCCTGCTGCGACCGGACGACGGCAGCGAAGCGGTCTGCGAGATCGGACGGATCAAGGACCGGGTCGAGATGCGGCCGCAGCGTGCGCCGATCTCCCGCACGATGCTCGAGGAGGTCATGCGTGAACGGATCGCGCTGCTGACCTACGACGCGCTTTCCGATCAGCGCCTGGCGGGAGGGGAGTCGATTCGCATCCACCAGATTCGCGCTGCGATGTGCGCGCCGCTCTGGTCGGGCGAGCGGATCATCGGCGTCATCCAGGTCGACACGCCGTTCCATTCCGGGACCTTCAACGAACAGGACGTGGACCTGCTCACGGCGTTGGCCAACTATGCCGCCGTGGCGGTCGAACGCCTGCGCTATGCGCGGAAGGCGGAGTTCGAGCGCCAGGTGCGCAACCGGCTGGAGCGCTACCACTCGCCGGCGGTGATCGAGGAGATCGTCAAGGAGGACCCGAAGGCGGGTGAGTCGGTCGTCGGCCGGATGAAGGTGGCCGAGGTCTCGGTGATGTTCGCCGACCTCGTCGGGTTCACGGCCCTGTCGGAGCGGATCGACCCTTCCGACGTCGCCGAGATCCTCGAGGGCTACTTCACCCACGCGACCGAGGCGATCTTCGCGGCCGGCGGCACGCTCGACAAGTTCATCGGCGACTGCGTGATGGCGTTCTTCGGCGCGCCGATCGCCCAGGCCGATCATGCGCTGCGAGCCGTCCAGGCGGCGGTGGCGATCCAGGACGCCATGGAGCAGTGGAGCATCGAGCGCGAGGCGAGAGGGCAGAGCCCGGTGCGGGCGCGCATCGCCGTGAACTCCGGCCCGGTGGTCGTCGGCGACGTCGGCAGCGCTCGGCGCGTCGACTACACGGTGCTCGGCAACACGGTCAACGTCGCCGCTCGACTCGAAAGCTCGGTGGCGACGCCGGGGGAGATCGCCATCGGAGGCGAGACCCACCGCCTGCTCGCCGGCGCCATCCCGACCGAGGCGTTGGGCGAGCGTCAACTCAAGGGGTTGCAGCAGAAGATCGTGGCTTTCCGCGTCCTGCGTGGCGCGGCGGCGCGCGGCTAG